The following proteins are co-located in the Microplitis demolitor isolate Queensland-Clemson2020A chromosome 3, iyMicDemo2.1a, whole genome shotgun sequence genome:
- the LOC103577519 gene encoding centrosomal protein of 290 kDa isoform X6: MDGEKKKSAKRRSLEAGREMLARYKESLRNLNSSIEEPTDESFVLNDNVEQSVDQQSSVMLEDTSCRDTTQSSISMSEGEGDGDIDGMAGRVAELKELMQGKEAMIESLSAEIENMRAEAGSPNSSQSHNSSTQYKDVLIVYKNKFLEFEEAIKQRDDWIHHLTGLLEQALAARDSLKSQLTTLNPIAVPRCDVDGPVDIKKKINDLEEALNNHVEVIQKLNYQLLESRKQIDQLEIDKQYQTTEINNYKVQINQLNEQIRVNTEEYNQTTLENEELQKTYDKQLAKVQKDMSSLVGKFTAENESQKSKHEQEMKELEAKHQVEVTQIKQSYEEQYKGLFERFNTELPALESKHAKELHVFQSQLSTYKKTVDNLKLELDNRMKSEQLIMSDLNNVKRQLMQCQQDKEMLDEQIKLHKLQVEELTVKYVAASSVLNSKESIERSLEEALINVETLKRENETLKLQYDDISARFSAAQALIENTQSQDKVINYKGYEYDKSLSRMSGFNASFASEVNATTYQTIDDMGIQYEIVKKRLEEKESLEKKLLDTIHGLEDKVSRITKQLEETNLEKESYEKQFKDMKNRCDKMMSELKTIKESNATVPQPFPSSVYFPDAKTSSLNDSLSKQQDNRDDSNKIESYKKEIEELKLAIQKKDHELEEADNKLRKAMEKVKMYKSECDQARSGLARAWEHCAEVGERLNQTLAVNDSRFTDSLMTTLSHNNTTSNDLVDQLETNQDPSSDKFAMSSCKYDDESISTSDKISSLSNLGKQLSFLHVRAENIELENQKLKEENMELLKARDNWDKIKTDIEKRHAEEMEEVRTYFEAKCVQIEKQYSEEVFSQQSKKVSDDSEAEEMADDLYCGGGGDCIVNINNNAGDNYKDEMTADNYQVHSKHEDLNRNSIIGTQVHQALVSAESYTEENWPPELLELRNKFTNNARRDIEKLKEDHLHEINQLKEEHSRNLTKTIERYQEEVNKLIIEIEAHNQNKHINLTGSNDDSVQRDNLYKTCATLKSLVQELIKYFVSCEEELNNTLITQVLKRQISNINNSTNDETDLDISEAETDLPSSTSASPTMKIKRVHFAPLPSQISTIMKKDSNIIIDLIEADNDIAVKLRAELDKCLKRLKSESEKIFDVNLSSGDSVIDTLSKQISWTTKINEELNAKLSEAENTIEQYQDESHQLKFKIIDLQQKLIAIDSRKEIISEGYGEQDNMERELVVPDFNQLHERARQAIMSGAGDNSYLLQLIEELCRYHDKQSEDIKKEKEDLQQQQVFISPPSQTISRVRCQKIEAADKQLRSTRKFLEEQASEREIERDDAARQIQALQEQIKEREREKERDLRITSEPSSLSPEPPLVIPMLQKSDGQDVEGLEVQIREMSQTILDFELKKSAAEEELKSAVDKIWELRDIIVSLETQLESKTEIERNLISQSEQMKEIISSQTQHQQELVQELETLKMGGESTQTDHITHLQEELRKHKLSTEHFNVNSTALKQMKSELQDMQNHLDKKTKELETLHMCGSSLSISQPSEDVSIRDQIDATRCPTPDDPNAPPTLPLDQLLKVKEKLLKHTRAEEVALKRIKDLDMQLSALKIINEELQAEQEILQQTNSEQLFQIETMRGRLEQYKQSAPFAQRQATSRLELQLHEANTKVHLMEQELANKDHELLDVKYQLERTSQLLQDKQDELLTVVQTENGIINELKNRVEILEQEKRVFESKLSIQERAQQELPQLIESMLTDKNEEIDHLKEQLSKKEKQFEAYASQQLEESNNAKNEPKNSARTLSDILSIHSECEEVAEAIRENSNVLHNTPLNISSAKVPSSFSPNDQLDGSSVPFMDLQKSDLRIPPLELSSQPYSFTSSQHVSQPQLSAAESVHSEGDITSPKRGNSTRSDRTTVGSANKNKQSGDTLNKTSDKTTPTRTKSVLAGSSLSQPCIEDLENQLKAIHKELQAKSATLSKRESELDALQKSLDELRAEFKESIDTVTRDKIFYKNQYELSQESENKIRKDFEEIENVLKIRNEELDIYRDKIQSNEQRLHELENDNETLRKDIRKLSEDNLSFQTTMREKIQELKNLKDIIFEKDITIETIKTRNVEIENENKQLYTFKTKFESCRKDLIEKQSDIKRLTDGINSRDELIQRLEEMARRGSLSNTYPMTDKDQEIHHLQEYIKEKDKVIKQMTDDSKSLQRSLETIQNKIKESGNVIELRKKLKEERMFNDELTKMVAKLKHELEILKDESVRQSSEGADIEDMVQRELNLSADLDRKILDAIENDSEELAMSRRIEHACNSMSIRPVEQDIEKIMQQYTEIRRKLKQANKLNERLMHEKNELEIEQDIFKSQIMDYENRILEIKSDLDSEFKKNQTSAEDLSAQKIVIRDLQLQVQKEKNKSRRMQMEDADIIKELRLRLTTSLEVEKELRDNLSTVRQNYKLLQAKLNNLKDTMEPERSANISSSPELQEAEKNDLMMAEKYEKAVREIIELQDTLKINEAEKNRYEKQLEVELEERERLLSQITLVESAKEHLEVELKRTKEELKSHRDESKWLKKRLDSILEADDKKQTQRTDEQTELKSLRHEVKSIKEVMRDLEIDSSELKRQLERAQVEQNQLTHVVMTLRKNENELHKKLNSAKKEGERLKEVIVDLRRELEARFHRELELSKELLQDTLAGDKNSSASDKDTSTKLVEKISELTNEIARYSQEKGVLCDKLIRAREEIERNVIRVRELESLLQHSDNVTSSNDHQLVAKLQSLYAKYMRVDSKRKALAFQKRYLLCVIGGYQVSEENTRSMLAKLTSVERSFISEQTLNVIKTCPKARFRSAVLLVIAVRRMKWMVQRWRSGKRKPAPTLLSNSDQSYPALRVHQANNFRKNSRSAAATVTSSANVDNGSHGVIDYEYYAQRFNNIENILGLAMSEADSNNSATH, translated from the exons AGTCTCTAAGAAATCTTAATTCTTCAATAGAGGAACCTACTGATGAAAGTTTCGTTCTCAATGATAATGTTGAACAGTCTGTTGATCAACAAAGCAGTGTG ATGCTTGAAGATACCTCTTGTAGAGACACGACGCAGAGCAGCATCAGTATGAGTGAGGGAGAAGGTGATGGCGATATTGATGGTATGGCTGGTCGTGTAGCAGAGTTGAAGGAACTTATGCAGGGTAAAGAGGCTATGATTGAATCATTGAGTGCAGAAATTGAAAACATGAGGGCTGAGGCGGGTTCTCCGAATTCATCGCAGAGTCATAACAGCAGCACTCAATACAAAGACGttttaattgtatacaaaaataaa tttttggAGTTTGAAGAAGCAATAAAACAACGTGATGACTGGATTCATCACTTGACTGGGTTGCTGGAGCAGGCTCTGGCAGCAAGAGATTCATTAAAATCACAATTGACAACTTTGAATCCAATTGCTGTGCCCCGTTGTGATGTTGATGGACCagttgacattaaaaaaaaaataaatgatctaGAAGAGGCTCTAAATAATCATGTAgaagtaattcaaaaattaaattatcagttaCTTGAGTCTCGCAAGCAGATAGATCAATTGGAAATTGACAAACAATATCAGACTACGGAAATCAATAACTATAAAGTTCAAATAAATCAGCTTAATGAACAGATTCGTGTCAATACGGAAGAATATAATCAGACTACTCTCGAAAATGAAGAACTACAAAAGACGTATGACAAACAATTGGCTAAAGTTCAAAAAGATATGTCGTCACTTGTTGGTAAATTTACAGCTGAAAATGAAAGTCAGAAGAGCAAACATGAGCAGGAAATGAAAGAACTCGAAGCTAAGCATCAAGTTGAAGTAACGCAGATTAAACAGAGCTATGAAGAACAATACAAAGGATTGTTTGAACGTTTTAATACAGAGTTACCAGCACTTGAGAGTAAACATGCCAAAGAGCTGCATGTTTTTCAATCTCAATTGTCGACTTACAAAAAAACTGTAGACAATCTCAAGCTGGAATTAGACAATCGAATGAAATCGGAACAATTGATTATGtctgatttaaataatgtgAAGAGACAATTGATGCAGTGTCAACAAGACAAAGAAATGCTTGATGAACAAATAAAACTACACAAATTACAAGTTGAAGAGTTGACTGTTAAATATGTGGCTGCTAGCAGTGTTTTGAATTCGAAAGAAAGTATTGAGAGATCTTTAGAGGAAGCGTTGATAAATGTAGAGACACTCAAACGAGAGAATGAAACTCTTAAATTGCAGTATGATGATATCAGTGCTAGATTTTCGGCAGCACAagctttaattgaaaatactcAATCACAAGATAAAGTCATAAATTATAAGGGCTATGAATATGATAAATCATTGTCACGTATGAGTGGTTTTAATGCCAGTTTTGCTAGTGAAGTTAATGCCACAACTTATCAGACAATCGATGACATGGGTATCCAGTATGAGATTGTGAAAAAACGCTTAGAGGAAAAAGAATcattggagaaaaaattactcgatACAATTCATGGTCTTGAAGACAAAGTTTCTAGGATTACTAAACAACTTGAAGaaacaaatttggaaaaagAATCTTATGAGAAGCAGTTCAAAGATATGAAAAATAGATGTGATAAAATGATGTCTGAATTGAAGACAATTAAAGAATCAAATGCTACAGTACCTCAACCTTTTCCTAGTTCTGTTTATTTTCCTGATGCTAAAACGTCATCGCTCAATGATTCTTTGTCAAAACAACAAGATAATCGCgatgattcaaataaaatcgagTCTTATAAGAAAGAAATTGAGGAGTTGAAATTGGCCATTCAGAAGAAAGATCACGAGCTTGAAGAAGCTGATAATAAACTCCGTAAAGCAATGGAGAAAGTTAAGATGTACAAAAGTGAATGTGATCAAGCTAGAAGTGGACTTGCGAGAGCTTGGGAGCATTGCGCTGAAGTTGGCGAACGTTTAAATCAAACTCTTGCCGTCAATGACAGTCGTTTTACTGATTCACTCATGACGACATTAAGTCATAATAATACTACCAGTAATGATCTAGTCGATCAATTGGAAACAAATCAAGATCCATCTAGTGATAAATTTGCCATGTCCTCTTGTAAATACGATGATGAGAGTATTAGCACTTCGGATAAAATTTCTAGTCTTAGTAATTTGGGTAAGCAATTAAGTTTTTTGCACGTGAGAGCGGAAAATATTGAACtggaaaatcaaaaattaaaagaagaaaatatgGAGCTTTTGAAAGCACGAGATAATtgggataaaataaaaactgatatAGAGAAACGTCATGCTGAAGAAATGGAAGAGGTGAGAACTTATTTTGAGGCAAAATGTGTACAAATTGAAAAACAATATTCTGAAGAAGTATTCAGTCAGCAATCGAAAAAAGTCTCTGATGACAGCGAAGCTGAAGAGATGGCTGATGATTTGTATTGTGGAGGCGGCGGCGATTGTAttgtcaatattaataataatgctgGTGATAATTACAAAGATGAAATGACAGCTGATAATTATCAAGTACACAGTAAACATGAAGATTTAAATCGTAATTCTATAATTGGAACTCAGGTACATcag GCATTAGTGAGCGCCGAATCTTATACAGAAGAAAATTGGCCGCCGGAATTACTGGAACTCCGTAATAAATTTACCAATAACGCAAGACGTgatatagaaaaattgaagGAAGATCATTTACatgaaataaatcaattgaagGAAGAACATTCTCGTAATTTAACCAAAACAATTGAACGTTACCAAGaagaagttaataaattaattattgaaattgaggctcataatcaaaataaacatattaATTTAACGGGCAGTAATGATGATTCTGTACAACGagataatttatacaaaactTGTGCGACACTAAAAAGTTTAGTTCAAgaacttattaaatattttgttagcTGTGAggaagaattaaataatacacTAATAACACAAGTATTGAAACGGCAgatatcaaatataaataattcaacaaaTGATGAAACGGATTTAGATATAAGTGAAGCAGAAACCGATTTACCGTCATCTACATCTGCATCTCCTACGATGAAAATAAAACGAGTTCACTTTGCACCTCTGCCTAGTCAGATATCGacaattatgaaaaaagattcaaatattataattgatttaattgaaGCTGACAATGATATTGCTGTTAAACTGCGCGCGGAATTGGACAAATGTTTGAAAAGATTAAAAAGcgaaagtgaaaaaatattcgacGTCAATTTATCATCCGGTGACTCTGTTATTGATACGCTGTCAAAACAAATTTCTTGGACAActaaaattaatgaagaacTTAATGCTAAACTTTCTGAAGCTGAGAATACTATTGAACAGTATCAGGATGAATCGCATcagttgaaatttaaaataatagatcTTCAGCAAAAATTGATAGCCATTGATAGtagaaaagaaataatatctGAAGGATATGGTGAACAGGATAATATGGAAAGAGAACTTGTTGTACCAGATTTTAATCAGTTACATGAAAGAg CGAGACAAGCGATCATGAGTGGAGCTGGTGATAATTCATATTTACTCCAACTGATTGAAGAATTATGCAGATATCACGACAAACAATcagaagatattaaaaaagaaaaagaagattTGCAGCAACAG CAGGTGTTTATCTCCCCTCCTTCCCAAACCATTTCAAGGGTTCGATGTCAAAAG ATCGAAGCGGCGGATAAGCAATTACGTTCAACTCGCAAGTTCCTCGAGGAACAAGCCAGCGAGCGTGAGATTGAACGCGACGATGCAGCACGACAAATACAAGCATTACAAGAACAAATTAAAGAACGTGAACGTGAGAAAGAACGCGATTTACGTATAACATCTGAG CCGTCTTCACTGTCGCCTGAACCACCGTTGGTCATTCCCATGCTTCAAAAATCTGATGGCCAAGAT gtTGAAGGACTGGAGGTTCAAATACGTGAGATGTCACAAACAATATTAGActttgagctcaaaaaatCTGCTGCGGAGGAAGAATTGAAGTCAGCAGTAGACAAAATATGGGAATTGCGGGACATTATAGTGAGTTTGGAGACTCAGCTTGAATCAAAAACAGAAATAGAAAGAAACTTGATAAGCCAGAGTGAACAGATGAAAGAGATAATTTCCTCCCAGACTCAGCATCAACAGGAACTGGTTCAAGAGCTGGAGACGCTGAAAATGGGCGGCGAGAGTACGCAGACCGATCATATAACTCATCTGCAAGAAGAATTGAGGAAACACAAATTGAGTACTGAGCACTTTAATGTCAATTCAACGGCTTTGAAGCAAATGAAATCCGAGCTACAAGACATGCAGAATCACttggataaaaaaactaaagagtTGGAGACACTTCATATGTGCGGTTCCAGTCTGAGTATTAGTCAACCAAGTGAAGATGTGTCTATTCGTGATCAAATTGATGCTACAAGATGTCCCACACCTGATGATCCCAATGCGCCGCCTACTCTACCACTTGATCAGCTTCttaaagttaaagaaaaattattgaaacacACCCGAGCTGAAGAAGTTGCCCTTAAACGGATTAAAGATCTTGATATGCAATTATCtgcattgaaaattataaatgag GAGTTGCAAGCAGAGCAAGAAATTTTACAGCAAACAAATTCAGAGCAATTGTTCCAAATAGAAACAATGCGGGGTAGATTGGAACAGTATAAACAGAGTGCACCTTTTGCCCAACGACAAGCCACATCACGTCTTGAATTACAGTTGCACGAAGCGAATACTAAAGTTCATTTAATGGAGCAGGAGTTGGCTAACAAGGACCATGAGTTACTTGACGTCAAGTATCAGCTTGAACGTACATCCCAATTGCTGCAGGACAAACAGGACGAGCTTCTTACTGTCGTCCAAACTGAAAACGGGATAATTAATGAGCTGAAAAATCGTGTAGAAATTTTAGAGCAGGAAAAACGTGTTTTTGAATCTAAACTCAGTATTCAAGAACGCGCACAGCAAGAATTACCCCAACTGATTGAATCAATGCTCActgataaaaatgaagaaattgaTCATCTTAAAGAGCAATTGTCTAAGAAAGAAAAACAGTTTGAAGCTTATGCTTCTCAACAGCTGGAAGAAAGTAACAACGCTAAGAATGAACCGAAAAACAGCGCGAGAACTCTGAGCGATATATTGTCAATACATTCAGAGTGTGAGGAGGTAGCAGAAGCTATTCGCGAGAATTCAAATGTTTTGCACAACACACCTTTGAATATTTCATCTGCGAAAGTTCCCAGTTCATTTTCTCCAAATGATCAACTTGATGGATCATCAGTTCCTTTTATGGACTTACAAAAGTCTGATTTAAGGATTCCACCGCTTGAATTAAGCAGCCAACCGTATAGTTTTACCAGCTCTCAGCACGTTTCGCAGCCACAGTTATCAGCAGCCGAGTCTGTACACAGCGAAGGAGACATAACTTCACCTAAACGTGGCAACAGCACTCGTTCTGACAGAACTACTGTAGGATCagcaaataaaaacaaacaatctGGTGATACTTTGAATAAAACGTCAGATAAAACAACTCCGACACGGACAAAATCAGTATTAGCAGGGTCCAGTTTATCACAACCATGCATTGAAGATTTAGAAAATCAATTGAAAGCAATTCACAAAGAATTGCAAGCTAAATCAGCGACTTTGAGTAAACGCGAGTCGGAACTCGATGCTTTGCAAAAAAGTCTTGATGAATTGCGCGCTGAATTTAAGGAATCAATTGATACGGTAACGcgtgataaaatattttataaaaatcagtatGAATTGTCGCAGGaatcggaaaataaaattcgtaaaGATTTTGAGGAGATTGAAAATGTTTTGAAGATACGGAATGAAGAGTTGGATATTTATAGAGATAAGATACAATCAAATGAACAACGGTTGCATGAATTGGAAAATGATAATGAGACGTTGAGAAAAGACATCAGAAAACTAAGCGAGGATAATTTATCTTTTCAAACGACAATGCGGGAAAAAATCCaggagttgaaaaatttaaaagacattatttttgaaaaagacaTCACGATTGAGACCATAAAAACTCGTAATGTCGAAATTGAAAACGAGAATAAACAGCTGTAtacttttaaaactaaatttgaaAGCTGTCGTAAGGATTTGATTGAAAAGCAGAGCGATATTAAACGTTTGACTGACGGGATAAATAGCCGGGATGAATTAATTCAGCGATTGGAAGAAATGGCGAGACGCGGAAGTTTGTCTAATACTTATCCGATGACTGATAAAGACCAGGAGATTCATCATCTGCAGGAGTACATTAAGGAAAAGGATAAAGTGATAAAGCAAATGACTGATGATAGCAAAAGTCTGCAGCGTTCTCTAGAGACCattcagaataaaataaaagagtcTGGAAATGTAATAGAGTTgaggaaaaaattgaaagaagaGAGAATGTTTAATGATGAGTTGACTAAAATGGTGGCTAAGTTGAAACACGAGTTGGAAATTTTGAAGGATGAGTCTGTGAGACAGTCTTCGGAGGGGGCTGATATTGAAGATATGGTGCAGCGGGAACTGAATTTATCTGCTGATTTAGACAGGAAAATATTGGATGCTATAGAAAATGACTCGGAAGAATTAGCAATGAGTAGGAGAATAGAGCATGCCTGTAATTCAATGTCAATTAGACCTGTAGAACaggatattgaaaaaataatgcaGCAGTACACAGAAATTCGTCGTAAATTAAAAcaagcaaataaattaaatgaacgattgatgcatgaaaaaaatgaactggAGATCGAAcaagatatatttaaatcacaaATAATGGATTATGAGAATAGAATACTGGAAATAAAATCCGACTTAGACagtgagtttaaaaaaaatcaaacatcAGCTGAAGATTTATCAGCACAAAAAATAGTGATACGTGATTTACAATTGCAAGtacaaaaggaaaaaaataagtcgCGTAGAATGCAGATGGAGGATGCTgatattataaaagaattgAGATTACGATTGACTACGTCCTTGGAGGTTGAAAAAGAACTGCGTGATAATTTATCAACTGTGAGAcagaattataaattattgcagGCTAAATTGAATAATCTTAAGGATACTATGGAGCCGGAGAGATCGGCAAATATTTCGTCATCTCCTGAGCTACAGGAAGCCGAAAAGAACGATCTGATGATGGCTGAAAAATATGAGAAAGCTGTCAGAGAGATAATTGAATTGCAGGATacgttgaaaataaatgaagctGAAAAGAATCGGTATGAAAAGCAGCTGGAGGTTGAGTTAGAGGAGCGGGAACGTTTGTTGAGTCAGATAACTCTCGTTGAAAGTGCGAAGGAACATCTGGAAGTTGAATTGAAACGCACTAAAGAGGAATTGAAGAGCCATAGAGACGAGTCAAAATGGTTGAAAAAACGTCTGGACAGTATTTTAGAGGCCGATGATAAGAAACAAACCCAGCGTACTGACGAACAAACCGAATTAAAGAGTTTGAGACACGAAGTCAAGAGTATCAAGGAGGTGATGCGCGATTTGGAAATTGATTCATCAGAATTAAAGAGACAATTAGAACGAGCGCAAGTCGAGCAAAATCAGTTGACTCACGTGGTGATGACTCTgaggaaaaatgaaaatgaacttcataaaaaattgaactcCGCTAAAAAAGAAGGCGAACGTTTGAAGGAAGTCATTGTTGATCTAAGAAGAGAATTGGAAGCTAGATTCCACAGGGAGTTGGAGCTGTCAAAAGAATTGCTCCAAGATACATTAGCCGGTGATAAAAATTCTTCGGCGAGTGATAAAGATACCTCAACTAAATTAGTCGAGAAGATCAGCGAGTTGACCAATGAAATCGCTCGATACTCGCAGGAAAAGGGTGTTCTgtgtgataaattaattagagctcgggaggaaattgaaaggaaTGTTATACGAGTAAGAGAATTGGAGTCACTGCTACAGCACAGTGACAACGTAACCTCCAGCAATGATCACCAGCTTGTTGCGAAGCTTCAAAGCCTCTACGCTAAATACATGCGAGTAGACAGTAAAAGAAAGGCTTTGGCTTTCCAAAAACGTTACTTACTTTGTGTTATTGGCGGCTACCAGGTGTCGGAAGAAAATACGCGGTCGATGCTGGCCAAATTGACTTCCGTTGAACGTTCATTTATATCTGAACAGACactaaatgttattaaaacgTGTCCCAAAGCACGTTTCAGGTCAGCAGTATTACTTGTCATTGCCGTGCGTCGTATGAAGTGGATGGTACAGAGATGGAGAAGCGGTAAAAGAAAACCAGCGCCCACATTACTCAGTAACTCAGACCAGTCATACCCTGCACTACGTGTTCATCAAGCAAATAATTTTCGGAAAAATAGTAGAAGTGCTGCAGCCACAGTTACTTCTTCTGCGAATGTTGATAATGGCAGTCACGGAGTCATTGATTATGAATATTACGCGCAAAGATTTAATAATATCGAAAATATCCTTGGGCTGGCGATGAGTGAGGCTGATTCGAATAATTCAGCGACACATTAA